In Halobaculum magnesiiphilum, the following proteins share a genomic window:
- a CDS encoding IclR family transcriptional regulator, whose translation MARNDSLVKSLGTGFEIVAAIEDMEDAGITDISRETGIAKSTVHDHLKTMVENKYVIKRGNTYELSLKFLTHGGRKRDEMDLYQVARPEIRDLANETGELVNLVTEEHGLGVYLDLKRGDNAVNLDSYLGKREYLHSTAVGKTILAHRPEEFVDDVVKNYGLPAETSNTVATREELDNRLETIRSRGYAIDQEERLPGLCCVAAPITDGSDYALGSISISGPKSRMQEDRLNTELADRVSQVANVVEVNLAYS comes from the coding sequence ATGGCACGAAACGATTCGCTCGTCAAGTCGCTCGGGACCGGGTTCGAGATAGTCGCAGCAATAGAAGATATGGAGGACGCTGGTATTACGGACATCTCGCGGGAGACCGGTATCGCCAAGAGTACCGTTCACGACCACCTGAAGACCATGGTCGAAAACAAATACGTGATTAAACGGGGGAACACCTACGAGCTCAGTCTGAAGTTTCTCACACATGGCGGTCGCAAACGGGACGAAATGGACCTCTATCAGGTGGCTAGACCTGAGATCCGAGACCTCGCCAACGAGACGGGTGAATTGGTGAACTTGGTGACCGAAGAACACGGTTTAGGTGTCTACCTAGATCTCAAACGCGGAGACAACGCGGTGAATCTGGACTCGTACCTAGGCAAGCGCGAGTACCTTCACTCGACTGCTGTCGGAAAAACAATTCTCGCCCACCGACCTGAAGAGTTCGTCGATGATGTCGTTAAAAATTATGGTCTTCCGGCTGAAACAAGTAATACCGTTGCTACCCGTGAAGAGCTCGATAACCGGTTGGAGACGATCCGTTCACGGGGGTATGCAATCGACCAAGAGGAGCGACTCCCGGGGTTGTGCTGTGTCGCCGCGCCGATTACTGATGGAAGCGATTACGCCCTCGGGTCAATTAGTATCTCCGGGCCGAAAAGCAGGATGCAGGAGGACAGACTGAACACCGAACTCGCTGATCGGGTTTCACAGGTAGCAAACGTCGTCGAAGTCAATCTCGCATACTCATAG
- a CDS encoding M81 family metallopeptidase yields the protein MSHTVVVGAFAHETNTFVPDAVTRADFQAREEYLYDAVPRNMRGTETAIGGVIDVADEEEIDLIHTVSAFATPGGVVDDDTYEFYTDLILDAVRDNVDELDGVMLPLHGAMVTESDSDGEGRLIQDVRDIVGETVPVVVTLDLHGNVSGRMVEAADALVAYETYPHLDKAKTGERGMRLLLRAIEGDIDPSMHMERPPVIAFQPKAYTPNGPMAEVMTKARQLEQRPGVLKVNVLPGFYHADIPEMGYTIPVVTDDDPDTARDVSRELAEFVWTKREEFVEEYPKPSEAIRTAKELQAEMDPEDGPIVMADFGSNPGGGGASDGTTVLREILDQGIEKAGWAIMHDPEAVEKCLNAGVGNRVTTDIGGKTDDNHGETIENVDGYVKAITDGRYVNTGTSHSGKGVQNDIGTTVRFQCGTNDSVTVVLAPTRASAFDAEIWRHIGQPPERLDMICIPSLIAFLGDYETMSSEVILIDTPGTSAVNPARFDYERIPRPLFPLDDLADDAYPNWD from the coding sequence ATGAGCCACACAGTCGTAGTGGGTGCGTTCGCCCACGAGACGAACACGTTCGTCCCGGACGCGGTCACCAGAGCGGATTTCCAAGCGCGTGAGGAGTACCTGTACGACGCGGTGCCGAGGAACATGCGAGGAACCGAGACGGCGATCGGTGGCGTCATCGACGTCGCCGACGAGGAGGAGATAGACCTCATCCACACAGTATCGGCGTTCGCCACCCCCGGTGGCGTCGTGGATGACGATACGTACGAGTTCTACACGGACCTCATTCTCGACGCAGTCAGAGACAACGTGGACGAACTGGACGGAGTCATGCTTCCGCTCCATGGCGCGATGGTCACCGAATCCGACAGCGACGGCGAGGGACGACTCATCCAAGACGTCCGGGACATCGTCGGTGAAACGGTACCTGTCGTCGTCACACTCGATCTACACGGAAACGTCTCCGGGAGGATGGTCGAAGCCGCCGATGCGTTGGTGGCCTACGAGACCTATCCCCATCTCGATAAGGCAAAGACCGGCGAACGCGGGATGCGATTGCTCCTCAGGGCCATCGAAGGTGACATTGATCCGTCGATGCATATGGAGCGGCCACCGGTCATCGCGTTCCAGCCGAAGGCTTACACCCCGAATGGGCCGATGGCAGAGGTGATGACCAAGGCCCGGCAACTCGAACAGCGGCCCGGTGTTTTGAAAGTGAACGTGCTGCCCGGGTTTTATCACGCGGATATCCCCGAGATGGGGTACACGATCCCCGTAGTAACCGACGACGATCCCGACACCGCTCGAGATGTCTCGCGGGAGCTGGCTGAATTCGTCTGGACGAAGCGTGAGGAGTTCGTCGAGGAGTATCCGAAACCGTCCGAAGCCATCCGCACAGCCAAAGAACTCCAAGCGGAGATGGATCCTGAAGACGGCCCCATTGTCATGGCCGATTTCGGCTCGAATCCCGGCGGGGGCGGCGCCTCCGATGGGACGACAGTTCTAAGAGAGATTTTGGACCAAGGAATCGAAAAAGCCGGTTGGGCCATTATGCACGACCCCGAAGCGGTGGAGAAGTGTCTCAACGCGGGAGTCGGAAACCGCGTCACAACCGACATCGGGGGCAAGACCGATGATAACCATGGCGAGACGATCGAGAACGTCGACGGCTACGTGAAGGCCATTACAGACGGTCGCTATGTGAACACGGGGACCTCACATTCTGGAAAGGGCGTCCAGAACGACATCGGAACCACGGTCCGGTTCCAGTGTGGGACCAACGATTCGGTGACCGTGGTACTCGCACCGACTCGAGCCTCCGCATTCGACGCAGAGATCTGGCGTCACATCGGCCAGCCTCCCGAACGATTGGATATGATCTGCATCCCGAGTCTTATCGCATTCCTCGGTGACTACGAGACGATGTCGAGCGAGGTCATCCTCATCGATACGCCAGGAACCAGTGCCGTGAACCCCGCACGATTCGACTATGAGCGGATTCCTCGGCCGTTGTTCCCGCTCGATGATCTAGCTGATGACGCCTATCCGAACTGGGACTGA
- the rdfA gene encoding rod-determining factor RdfA: MSNGTNSRRTKVARVIDKYELTEMGDQLEAEWTGQHGERTSLRDLADEFNEAVLAAALRRTGESPMEYEISGTYQTLTSDSSTDATRARRRLEREGIDVDAVTSDFVTHQAIHTFLKQDREASLPADNTDLPERKIESIEKLQGRLAAVTESAIGSLASSNDLDRDDYDVLVDVRTVCPDCGSDLPVGELLRDGGCECTM; this comes from the coding sequence ATGTCCAACGGTACAAACTCTCGTAGGACGAAGGTTGCCCGAGTGATAGACAAGTACGAGCTTACAGAGATGGGCGATCAGCTCGAGGCAGAATGGACCGGGCAGCATGGTGAGCGAACGAGTCTCCGGGACCTTGCGGACGAGTTCAATGAAGCAGTGTTAGCGGCAGCGCTTCGCCGAACAGGGGAGTCACCCATGGAGTATGAGATTTCCGGGACGTACCAGACGCTGACGAGTGATTCCAGCACGGACGCGACTCGCGCTCGGAGACGGCTCGAACGGGAAGGTATCGACGTCGACGCAGTTACATCCGACTTCGTCACCCACCAGGCCATACACACGTTCCTGAAACAAGACAGAGAGGCGAGTCTTCCAGCAGACAATACCGATCTGCCTGAACGGAAGATCGAATCGATAGAGAAACTGCAAGGCCGGCTCGCGGCGGTGACCGAATCGGCCATCGGCTCGCTAGCGTCCTCAAACGACTTAGACCGAGACGACTACGACGTTCTCGTGGATGTTCGAACTGTTTGTCCGGATTGCGGTTCAGATCTACCTGTGGGGGAATTGTTGAGAGACGGAGGCTGTGAATGTACGATGTAA
- a CDS encoding DUF7557 family protein: protein MGTTVELSDDLVERIEGHLEEDETIEEFLEELISIYEQEGRFLQEGA from the coding sequence ATGGGGACCACTGTCGAACTCAGCGACGACCTCGTGGAGCGCATCGAAGGCCACCTCGAGGAGGACGAGACCATCGAGGAGTTCCTCGAAGAATTAATCTCGATATACGAGCAGGAGGGTCGCTTCCTCCAGGAAGGCGCCTAG
- a CDS encoding RidA family protein, producing the protein MEKITSGPESSDLPFSEGIIHNGTVYVSGQGPLDPQSGEILGSTPSEQTHLTLDNIQRILEAGGSSLDSIVKATVYLDDIEYYDEVNEAYGARLSEPFPARTAMEVVNLPVDIAVEIDVIAAVED; encoded by the coding sequence ATGGAGAAAATCACATCCGGCCCGGAGAGCAGTGATCTCCCCTTTTCGGAGGGAATCATTCACAATGGAACAGTGTATGTCTCGGGGCAGGGTCCGCTTGACCCACAGTCAGGGGAGATCCTCGGTTCGACTCCTAGCGAACAAACACACCTAACCCTCGACAACATTCAGCGAATTCTCGAGGCAGGAGGGTCATCCTTAGATTCGATCGTCAAGGCGACGGTCTACCTTGATGATATCGAGTACTACGACGAGGTCAACGAGGCGTACGGCGCCAGACTCTCGGAGCCATTCCCCGCGCGGACCGCTATGGAGGTGGTGAACCTTCCAGTCGATATCGCGGTCGAGATCGACGTCATCGCTGCAGTGGAGGACTGA
- a CDS encoding DUF2267 domain-containing protein: MNFDEFTGQVQHRLSLPGTGESVRAIRATLTTLGERIQEGEATDLAGSLPMEIDYYLTDAVEEHGQRFDWTEFIERVWEREGMQDRDDRSDAAYHARVVLDVVNEIVSPNEMRQVREQLPADDGWDELFDVIDQNA; encoded by the coding sequence ATGAACTTCGATGAGTTCACCGGACAGGTCCAACATCGTCTTTCGCTGCCTGGAACAGGGGAGTCCGTCCGCGCCATCCGGGCGACGCTGACGACACTCGGCGAGCGGATCCAGGAAGGGGAGGCGACCGACCTCGCGGGGTCGCTGCCGATGGAGATCGACTACTACCTGACCGACGCCGTCGAGGAACACGGACAGCGGTTCGACTGGACCGAGTTCATCGAGCGCGTCTGGGAACGGGAAGGAATGCAAGATCGTGACGACCGCTCCGACGCCGCATATCACGCGCGGGTCGTCCTCGATGTTGTGAACGAGATCGTCTCGCCCAACGAGATGCGTCAGGTCCGCGAACAACTTCCGGCCGACGACGGCTGGGACGAGCTGTTCGACGTGATCGACCAGAACGCCTAG
- a CDS encoding archaea-specific SMC-related protein, translated as MSSEQVSHQQTRVKVRNIGGIDETTVTLPPGVSVLAGRNASNRTSFLQALMGGLGSTQTTLKGDAEEGSVTLELGGETYTRTLKRSGDTVVFGGDPYLEDPEIADSFAFLLEDNEARRAVARGDDLREIIMRPIDTDQIEAEIEACEQERDELESKIQELDRLEQELPQLEAEKKETKEELETARDKLETKQAELDAVDTGVEESRSRKQDLEDAFDRVRDARSELDDLEFDLETERSTIEQLEAERDELEASLEELEEVTESTDRLEGRISELRERKRSLDDTINELGSVINFNQEMLNGEGIDLETDTDPTDALLENDETVCWTCGSEVETTQIEDTLQRLRDLRSDKLDERNRIRSEIDELSEQKESIRERKSERQQTERRLETVESDIESSRERVAELEQRIEDQEQRVSELEAEAESIELEDHDEVLELHREINGIELRIDRLESELDEINEEIADKESAIEQRDELTAEREAVTEQLTELRTRVNRIEQDAIENFNEHMETVLDILEYDNLDRIWIEQRETEVREGRKKVMRSRFDLHIVRSTADGTVYEDTIDHLSESEREVTGLVFALAGYLVHDVAEKVPFIILDSLEAIDSDRISHVVDYLSEHADFLVAALLPEDAAALSEEYTYIENID; from the coding sequence GTGTCATCAGAACAAGTTTCGCATCAACAGACTCGGGTTAAAGTACGCAATATCGGTGGGATCGATGAAACAACGGTAACGCTCCCTCCCGGTGTGTCCGTGCTTGCTGGCCGAAACGCATCGAACAGGACATCCTTCCTCCAAGCGCTCATGGGTGGGCTCGGCAGCACGCAAACCACGTTGAAAGGCGACGCTGAGGAGGGATCAGTTACGCTGGAACTCGGCGGGGAAACCTATACTCGGACACTGAAACGTAGCGGTGACACCGTTGTGTTCGGCGGCGATCCGTATCTCGAGGACCCCGAGATCGCCGACTCGTTCGCGTTCCTGCTCGAAGACAACGAGGCACGACGCGCTGTCGCCCGCGGTGACGATCTCAGAGAGATCATCATGCGCCCGATCGACACCGATCAGATCGAAGCCGAGATCGAGGCGTGCGAGCAGGAACGCGACGAACTCGAATCGAAGATCCAAGAACTCGACCGGCTCGAACAGGAACTCCCACAACTCGAGGCCGAGAAGAAAGAAACGAAAGAGGAGTTGGAAACAGCCCGTGACAAGCTCGAAACAAAGCAGGCCGAACTCGATGCAGTCGATACCGGCGTCGAGGAAAGTCGCTCACGGAAACAGGACCTCGAAGACGCGTTCGATCGCGTTCGTGACGCGCGATCCGAGTTGGACGATCTGGAATTCGATTTGGAAACCGAACGATCTACGATCGAACAGCTCGAAGCGGAACGCGACGAATTGGAGGCGAGTCTCGAGGAACTGGAGGAGGTGACGGAGTCTACGGACAGGCTCGAAGGCCGTATTTCGGAACTCCGTGAACGAAAGCGATCGCTCGACGATACTATCAACGAACTCGGGAGCGTCATCAATTTCAACCAGGAGATGCTGAATGGGGAAGGGATAGACCTCGAGACCGACACGGATCCGACGGACGCACTCCTCGAGAACGACGAGACGGTGTGTTGGACCTGCGGGTCCGAAGTCGAGACCACCCAGATCGAGGACACGCTACAGCGGCTTCGTGACCTGCGGTCAGACAAACTCGATGAGCGGAATCGTATCCGCTCAGAGATCGATGAGTTGAGTGAACAGAAGGAATCGATCAGGGAACGGAAGAGCGAGCGCCAACAGACCGAACGACGGCTCGAAACGGTCGAATCGGACATCGAATCATCACGCGAGCGCGTCGCTGAGCTTGAACAACGTATTGAAGATCAAGAACAACGAGTTTCCGAACTCGAAGCGGAAGCCGAGAGCATCGAGCTAGAAGACCACGACGAAGTCCTCGAACTCCACCGCGAAATCAACGGGATCGAGCTTCGAATCGACCGGCTGGAGTCAGAGCTTGACGAGATCAACGAGGAAATCGCGGACAAAGAGTCGGCTATCGAACAACGAGATGAACTCACTGCAGAACGCGAAGCGGTCACCGAGCAGCTCACTGAACTACGAACGCGGGTCAACCGTATCGAACAAGACGCTATCGAGAACTTCAATGAGCACATGGAAACCGTCCTCGACATCCTGGAATACGACAACCTCGATCGGATCTGGATCGAACAACGGGAGACAGAGGTCCGAGAGGGTCGAAAGAAGGTGATGCGGTCTCGATTCGATCTCCATATCGTTCGTTCGACTGCGGACGGGACCGTCTACGAAGACACGATCGACCATCTCTCCGAGAGCGAGCGCGAAGTTACCGGATTGGTGTTCGCGCTTGCCGGTTATCTCGTACACGACGTGGCAGAGAAGGTCCCGTTTATCATCCTCGACTCGTTGGAGGCGATCGACTCCGACCGGATTTCTCATGTTGTCGATTACCTGAGTGAACATGCGGATTTCCTCGTGGCGGCTCTCCTTCCCGAGGACGCGGCAGCCCTCTCTGAAGAGTACACGTACATCGAGAATATCGACTGA